From the Streptomyces sp. SN-593 genome, the window CGCCCGACGCCCTGACCCGCCTGGTGGAGTTCGTCCACCGCCACTGAGCGGGCCCGTCAGGGCCTGTCCGGCGGGGCGCGGGAGCGTGCGCTCCCCGGCGGCGCGCCCCTGGGTCCCGGGACCGGCCGAACCCGCCACCCCGGCGGGCCAGGGCACCCTTGGCACCTGCGAGAGTGGGGGGATGAGTCAGACGCGGGACGGGCATGTGGTGGTCGTCGGCGGCGGGATCTCCGGGCTGAGCGCGGCTTACGACCTGGCCAGGGGCGGCGCCCGGGTCACGCTGCTGGAGGCCGCGGACCGGCTGGGCGGCAAGCTGTACGCCGACGAGATCGCCGGCGCCCCGGTGGACCTCGGCGCGGAGTCGCTGCTCGCCCGGCGGCCCGAGGCGGTGGGGCTGGCCCGCGAGGTCGGGCTCGCCGACGACCTCCAGCCGCCCGCCGTCGGCGGCGCGGCGCTGTGGACCCGCGGGCGACTGCGTCCCATGCCGCAGGGGCACGTGATGGGCGTGCCCGGCGACCTGGCGCCGCTCGCCGCCTCCGGGGTGCTGTCCGCCGCCGGGCTGGCCCGCCTCCCGTTGGACCACGTGCTGCCCCGCACCGACATCGGCGAGGACACCGCCGTCGGTGCCTTCGTCGCCGCCCGGCTGGGCCGTGAGGTGGTGGACCGGCTGGTCGAGCCGCTGCTCGGCGGTGTCTACGCGGGCGACTCCTACCGGATCTCGCTGCGTGCCGCGGTGCCCCAGCTCTTCGCGGCCGCCCGGGACAGCCGCTCGCTGATCGAGGCGGCCCGCGGCATCCAGCGCAGGGCGGCGGCCGGCGGTACCGGCGGCCCGGTCTTCAACGGCATCCGCGGCGGGGTCGGCCGGCTGCCGCTCGCGGTGGCCGCCGCGTGCCGTGCCGCGAGGGTGCGGATCGAGACCGGCGCCCCCGTACGGGAGGTGCGCCGGACCGGGCCGCACGGTTGGCGGGTCGGGCTGGAGGGCCGCGAACTGGCCGCCGACGCCGTGGTCGTCGCGGTGCCCGCGCCGGTGGCCGCGTCGCTGCTGTCGGCCGAGGCGCCCGCGGCCGCGGCGGAGCTGGGCGCGGTGGAGTACGCGAGCATGGCCCTGGTCACCATGGCCTTCCGCCGCCGCGACGTGCTCCAACTCCCGCTCAGCAGCGGCTTCCTGGTGCCCCCGGTGGACGGCCGGACGATCAAGGCGGCCACCTTCTCCAGCCGCAAGTGGGGCTGGCTGGACCAGGCGGGCGGCGACGTGTTCGTGCTGCGCACCTCCGTGGGACGGTACGGCGACACCGCCGACCTCGCCTGGGACGACACCGACCTGGTGCGGCTGTCCCGGGAGGACCTGGGCGAGGCGGTGGGCCTGCGGGCCGCGCCGGTCGCCGCCCGGGTCACCCGCTGGCACGGCGGGCTGCCGCAGTACGCGGTCGGGCACGTGGACCGGGTGCGGCGGGTGCGCGAGCACGCCGCGAAGCTGCCCGGCCTCGCGCTGTGCGGCGCGGTGTACGACGGCGTCGGCATCCCCGCGTGCGTCGCCGGCGGCCGCCGGGCCGCCGCCGAGGTGATGGCCACCCTGGTGCCCGGCGGCGCGGGCGGCGCGGGAGAATAGCCCCATGACCGACTCGACCGCCGACCGCGCCCCCGTCGACCCCGCCGCAGCAGCCGACACCGCCCCCGCCCGGCCCGCCAACGCGGGCAAGAAGGCCAAGGACCTCAACGAGGTCATCCGCTACACGCTCTGGTCGGTGTTCCGGCTCAGGGACGTGCTGCCGGCCGACCGCGCCGGGTACGCGGACGAGGTGGAGGAGCTGTTCGCGCAGCTCGCCGCGAAGGACGTCACGGTGCGCGGCACCTACGACCTGTCCGGCCT encodes:
- the hemG gene encoding protoporphyrinogen oxidase — encoded protein: MSQTRDGHVVVVGGGISGLSAAYDLARGGARVTLLEAADRLGGKLYADEIAGAPVDLGAESLLARRPEAVGLAREVGLADDLQPPAVGGAALWTRGRLRPMPQGHVMGVPGDLAPLAASGVLSAAGLARLPLDHVLPRTDIGEDTAVGAFVAARLGREVVDRLVEPLLGGVYAGDSYRISLRAAVPQLFAAARDSRSLIEAARGIQRRAAAGGTGGPVFNGIRGGVGRLPLAVAAACRAARVRIETGAPVREVRRTGPHGWRVGLEGRELAADAVVVAVPAPVAASLLSAEAPAAAAELGAVEYASMALVTMAFRRRDVLQLPLSSGFLVPPVDGRTIKAATFSSRKWGWLDQAGGDVFVLRTSVGRYGDTADLAWDDTDLVRLSREDLGEAVGLRAAPVAARVTRWHGGLPQYAVGHVDRVRRVREHAAKLPGLALCGAVYDGVGIPACVAGGRRAAAEVMATLVPGGAGGAGE